The following are from one region of the Salvia hispanica cultivar TCC Black 2014 chromosome 1, UniMelb_Shisp_WGS_1.0, whole genome shotgun sequence genome:
- the LOC125186239 gene encoding late blight resistance protein R1-A-like codes for MEGVALGVLLNTLKSVVLVYIQQQKEQSRVIKDATENVDQLENDIWFLTNFEEESMKRRKKENLIMKELLRDVRSSIYDARDAIDSFLAGGVGKPKAKLAEIAQLVESIRKKITPLRHKVEAQYETGGIQNAQDEESAEYMYPPGKPKYVVGFDAKEQQIKDRLTQHTQHIDAIFVTGMHGVGKTTLVAKIFHDPTVRNNFSIPPLWIRVSQPSTKNILLAILKQLDELPEDAAQRCAQDLSKLVAECLERTKFLIVIDDVCEIDNMLMTAFEKSNEDSKILITSNNNETARSVGRDNPSIELQPLKREESWNLLQYMVFGDVGCPPELEKIGNLIAVQCDGLPKTIEIVAGILAKKDSRKFEMNERLKIWKNVSGSMRIYFIKDQGRSNILSSYHNLDSDLRPCLLYMGIFPQRSKFSVSKLIRMWIAEGFVRANESLSLEEIAHTYLKSLIDRNLVIVDDQKPDGSAKICSMNYLMYEFCKTEAGNERENFLEEVKKSKTDGAFLPSIDEVEKYRRVCVHTDLSKFISTFISLRSRSSLRVRLRSFISHSKETCPLKKKDISVIRAAFTLLRVLDAKPMGFTEFPGDLYRLVHLRYVTLSLKGDVLPKDIYKLRSIQTLVVHTTSPSLKIKADILKMTELRHFKTNASATLPKTDTKCNDGEQLQTLCGISPKSCTEIFFDKALNLKKLGIRGQLALLVDGRNELLRKLANVEKLKLLNDVTGSNSKWKLMDVTGSNSKGKLFSLPQRSDQFPPNMVSLTLSATDLAWDQIKILGSLHNLEELKLKDNAFVGDKWEFSGDDKGLPHLQALHIEGLDFVHWQASSVYFPELRKLELSNCTKLMALPLGLADIVNLKKLQLSNTISANASARTIRDAKKGASLDLHIS; via the exons ATGGAGGGTGTAGCATTGGGTGTTCTATTGAATACACTGAAATCCGTGGTGCTGGTATATATACAGCAGCAGAAGGAGCAATCGCGGGTGATCAAGGATGCTACTGAAAACGTGGATCAGCTGGAGAATGATATCTggtttttaacaaattttgaggAAGAGTCCATGAAAAGACGTAAGAAGGAGAATTTAATCATGAAAGAGCTCCTCAGGGACGTGCGTAGCAGTATTTACGATGCACGAGACGCCATTGACTCCTTCCTGGCTGGTGGCGTCGGAAAGCCAAAAGCAAAGCTCGCCGAAATCGCCCAACTTGTGGAGTCCATCAGAAAAAAGATCACACCTCTCCGCCACAAGGTTGAAGCGCAATATGAAACCGGCGGCATCCAGAATGCCCAGGATGAAGAATCTGCAGAATATATG TACCCACCAGGAAAACCCAAGTATGTGGTGGGTTTTGATGCTAAGGAACAACAAATAAAGGATCGTCTTACTCAACATACCCAACACATCGATGCCATCTTCGTTACTGGTATGCACGGCGTTGGTAAGACAACACTGGTGGCCAAGATCTTCCATGATCCAACAGTTCGAAATAATTTCAGCATACCACCCTTATGGATTCGTGTTTCTCAACCTTCAACGAAGAATATTTTGCTCGCCATTCTGAAGCAACTTGATGAACTCCCTGAAGATGCAGCTCAAAGGTGTGCTCAAGATCTATCCAAATTGGTTGCGGAATGCTTGGAGCGAACGAAGTTCTTGATTGTCATCGATGATGTGTGTGAGATTGACAATATGCTCATGACTGCTTTTGAGAAGAGCAATGAAGATAGCAAAATCTTGATCACCAGCAATAATAATGAGACGGCGAGATCAGTGGGTCGGGATAATCCTTCCATAGAGTTGCAGCCGCTGAAACGTGAAGAAAGCTGGAATCTACTGCAATATATGGTTTTTGGCGACGTCGGATGTCCTCCCGAGTTGGAAAAAATTGGGAACCTGATTGCAGTGCAGTGTGATGGCCTGCCAAAGACAATAGAGATCGTGGCTGGTATTCTTGCCAAGAAGGATTCAaggaaatttgaaatgaatgaaaggctaaaaatttggaaaaatgtaAGCGGAAGCATGcgtatttatttcattaaagaCCAAGGGAGGTCAAATATACTGTCAAGTTACCATAACTTGGACTCTGACTTGAGACCTTGCTTACTTTATATGGGAATATTCCCACAGCGCTCTAAGTTTTCGGTCTCAAAATTGATTCGGATGTGGATTGCAGAAGGATTTGTTCGGGCAAACGAAAGTTTGAGCTTGGAGGAGATTGCACATACCTATTTGAAATCTCTTATTGACAGAAATTTGGTTATTGTTGATGACCAAAAACCAGATGGCTCAGCTAAAATATGCAGCATGAATTATCTGATGTACGAGTTTTGCAAAACTGAAGCTggaaatgagagagagaactTTCTTGAAGAAGTGAAGAAATCTAAAACAGATGGAGCTTTTCTTCCTTCAATTGATGAAGTGGAGAAATATCGTCGTGTTTGTGTTCACACTGATCTCTCTAAATTCATCTCTACATTTATCTCTTTAAGAAGTCGCAGTAGCCTCCGAGTCCGCCTCCGGTCGTTTATTTCCCACTCAAAAGAGACTTGCCCCCTAAAGAAGAAAGACATTTCGGTCATTCGTGCAGCTTTCACACTTCTTAGGGTGTTGGATGCTAAGCCAATGGGATTCACCGAATTTCCTGGCGACTTGTACCGGCTGGTTCATCTGCGCTACGTCACCCTCTCTCTCAAAGGAGATGTTCTTCCTAAAGACATCTACAAGCTTCGCAGCATACAAACTCTTGTAGTTCATACAACGTCGCCTTCCCTCAAGATCAAAGCTGATATCTTGAAGATGACTGAGCTAAGACATTTTAAGACAAATGCATCTGCGACTTTGCCCAAGACAGACACGAAGTGCAATGATGGTGAACAGCTTCAGACACTGTGTGGAATTTCACCAAAAAGTTGCACAGAAATCTTCTTTGACAAGGCTCTCAATTTGAAGAAGTTGGGCATCCGCGGGCAGCTGGCATTGCTTGTTGATGGCAGGAATGAGTTGTTGAGGAAACTGGCTAATGTCGAGAAACTGAAGCTACTGAATGACGTAACAGGTTCAAATTCGAAATGGAAACTGATGGATGTAACGGGTTCAAATTCGAAAGGGAAATTGTTTAGCCTTCCTCAGCGCTCTGATCAGTTTCCTCCCAATATGGTAAGCCTAACGCTGTCCGCCACTGATCTTGCTTGGGACCAAATCAAAATCCTCGGATCACTGCACAATCTCGAGGAGCTCAAGCTGAAAGATAATGCATTTGTGGGGGACAAGTGGGAGTTCAGTGGGGACGACAAAGGTTTACCCCATCTTCAAGCCTTGCACATTGAAGGCCTGGATTTCGTTCATTGGCAAGCTTCAAGTGTTTACTTCCCCGAGCTCAGAAAGCTTGAGCTGTCCAACTGCACCAAACTTATGGCGCTCCCGCTTGGCCTCGCTGATATAGTGAATCTTAAGAAGTTGCAGTTGAGCAATACGATATCTGCTAATGCCTCTGCCCGAACCATTCGTGATGCTAAAAAAGGAGCTTCTTTGGATCTCCATATCTCTTGA